Genomic DNA from Paenibacillus sp. KS-LC4:
GGTTCAAGCGACAGGGCAGCATCTAAACTTGGGAGGGATCGTTTTGTATCGCGTACTGTTTAAAAGAGTAGAGGGCAATGAAGACATTAAGCTTCCTTGCAAAATGTCCGAATGGGCTGCGGGCTTCGACCTGCAGGCTGCTGTATCAGAGCCTGTAGAGCTTGCGCCAGGTGAGCGCAAGCTCATTCCAACAGGCTTTGCGATGGCAATGCCGGCTGAGCTGGAGGCGCAAATTCGTCCGCGCAGCGGTCTGGCTTACAAGTATGGTATTACATGCTTGAACTCACCAGGTACGATTGACGCCGATTATCGCGGAGAAGTGAAGGTGCTGCTCGTTAATTTGGGGCAGGAGCCGTTCACGATTGCACGAGGCGAGCGCATCGCCCAAATGGTGTTCCAGAGGGTGCCGGTTGTTACTATTGAAGAGGCAGCCGAATTGCCGGATACGGTGCGTGGCAGCGGCGGTTTCGGACATACTGGCGTTTAATAATTGAGACCGGAGCAGCTGCTCCGGTCTTTTTTTTCACCCATTCTGGGCCCAGGCATAAGATAGTCTATATCTACATGCGCGAGAGAGGAGTGAAGCCGATGCTAACAGGCGTTCAGGTGCTGCTGATCGGCGGCGACGCCAGGCAGCTCGAGGTGATTCGCAAGCTGACGGAGCTGGATGCGACCGTGGTCCTATCAGGCTTTGATGGCCTGCAGTCAACGCCCGAGGGAGCCGTTCAAGCTGAATATGATGAACGGTTGTTTGATGGGGTAGACGCCTTAGTGCTGCCTGCTGTCGGAACCGATGACCAAGGCGTCATTAGCGCTGTATTCAGCGATAGCGAGATCAGGCTGGAGGAGCGCCATATGGCTCGCTTGCCTAAGCACTGCAAAGTATACGCGGGTATGGCCAAACCATATTTGAGCGACCTCTGCAAGCAGCATCAGCTGGAATTGGTAGAGTTGTTTGAGCGCGACGATGTTGCGATTTACAACTCTATTCCAACAGCAGAAGGTGCGGTGATGATGGCAATTCAACATACCGATATTACGATTCATGGCTCCACCTGCATGGTGCTCGGATTCGGGAGAACGGGGTTTACATTGGCGCGGACGTTAAAGGGATTAGGAGCGAATGTACTTGTCGGGGTGCGCCGGGGAGAGCATTTTGCAAGAGCGCTCGAAATGGGCTTCGAGCCTTTCTACACCAGCAATTTGCGGCAATATACGGGCAATATTGACTTGCTTTTTAACACAATTCCGACTATGATAGTCACAGCGCAAATTATAGCAAATCTTCCTTCGCGAAGCGTCATTATTGATCTGGCTTCGAGGCCTGGCGGAACGGATTTCCGCTTTGCTGAGAAACGGGCCATTAAGGCGATGCTCGCGCCCGGACTCCCCGGTATTGTCGCACCCAGAACTGCTGGACGAATCATAGCCGATTGTTTAACACAATTGATTATGGACGACTTGATAAATCGGGGGAATGGGGAATGAATTGGTCCGGGCTTACAGTAGGGTATGCATTGTCAGGGTCACACTGCACTTTTGCCGAGGTTATGCCGCAAATCCAGCGGTTTGTAGACGCCGGCGCGAACGTTGTACCTATAGTATCGCAGACTATAATGACGACAGATACGAGATTCGGAACGTCGGAGCAGTGGCAGACACAGCTCAAAGCGATTACGGGCAATGAAATTATTTCGACGATTGTGCAAGCGGAGCCGCTTGGTCCATCGAAGCTTATTGATGTGCTGCTTATTGCTCCATGCACAGGCAACACAACGAGCAGGCTGGCTAATGCGCAGACTGACAGTGCGGTGCTTATGGCATCTAAATCACAGATGCGCAATGGAAGGCCTATCGTCATTGCTATTTCTACGAATGATGGCCTTGGTCTAAATTTGGCGAATATTGCGAAGCTGATCGTAACGAAAAATATTTATTTTGTGCCGTTTGGCCAAGATAATCCAGTTCAGAAGCCCAATTCGCTAGTTGCGAGAATGGATTTGGCACTGGAAACATGCGAGGCGGCGCTGCAAGGCAAACAGTTACAACCGCTCATTATAGAGCGTTTTAATTATTAAGCTTTTTATTCTGAGTTTTTATAAGACCGAGGGGAGCATTACCGCAAATGTCAAATCAAAAATTGTTTAACGTTGCAGTAGTTGGCGCAACAGGCGCAGTAGGGGAACAAATACTAAACTTGCTCGATAAGAGAAACTTCCCCATCAAGGAACTGAAGCTTCTGTCTTCAGCGAGGTCTGCCGGTACGAAAATCACATTCAAAGGCCAGGAAGTGACGGTGGAGGAAGCGAAGCCGGAGAGCTTTAAGGGCATTGATATAGCATTATTCAGCGCTGGCGGAGACGTTACGAAGGCGCTCGCGCCGCATGCTGTTGAATATGGAACGGTATGTATTGACAATACGAATGCGTACCGTATGGATCCAAATACGCCGCTTGTTGTGCCTGAAGTGAATATTGACAAGGTAAGCGAGCATAAAGGTATTATTGCCAATCCGAATTGCTCGACGATTCAGATGGTAGCTGCGCTGAAGCCGCTTCAGGATAAATACGGCATTAACCGCATTATCGTATCGACTTATCAGGCGGTATCTGGAGCAGGTGCGAAGGCGATTGAGGAAATGCTGCGTCAGACGCGTGCATCCCTAGATGGCGAAGCGGTCAACCCTGCAATTTTGCCAGTAGGCTCATTGCCTGTTAAGCATCAAATCGCCTTTAATGCGATTCCGCAAATCGACAAGTTCCAAGAGAATGGCTATACGCTTGAAGAGATGAAGATGGTCAATGAAACGAAGAAAATTTTGGGTGACCAATCAATTGACGTTACAGCTACTTGCGTTCGTATTCCAGTCGTTTATGGTCATTCAGAATCGGTTTATGTTGAGCTGAAAAATAACTACGATCTGGAAGATGTCAAGCAGCTGTTGTCTGACGCCCCGGGTGTCGTGCTGGTTGATGATCCGGCGAATCAGCTTTACCCGCTCGCAACGGAAGCAGCCGGCAAGCCGGAAGTTTTTGTCGGACGTTTGAGACGCGATCTTGGCCATGAAAATGGGCTTAACCTATGGATCGTATCGGATAACCTGCTTAAAGGTGCCGCATGGAACGCGGTTCAAATCGCCGAGCACATCGCACAGGCGTAACGAATAGACGGTGCAAGGACATGGTAGCTGGCGGCATCTTGCCTTTTTCGTGATGGGGGAAGAGGTTTATGCGCACTCTCGTTCAGAAGTTTGGGGGAACCTCAGTATCATCCGATTTTGCCAGAAATCATTGCTTGGAGCATATTAAGCGTGAACGCGAAAATGGTTTTCAGCTCGTCGTTGTCGTATCAGCTATGGGTCGCCTCGGCGACCCCTATGCTACAGATTCGCTGCTGGATTTAGTTAGAAGCAATGGAGATGCGCTTCCGCTGCGTGAGCGGGATATGCTGCTGGGCTGTGGTGAGATGATTTCTGCCGCAGTCTTATGCAGCTTGCTTTGTTCCGAGGGCATTCCAGCTACCATTTTGAGCGGCTATCAGGCAGGCATTATAACGGACGGGCATTTCGGCCAAGCGAGAATTAATGATTTGCGTCCGGAGCTGCTTTTAAAAAATCTTGGTGAAAATAAGGTCGTTATTGTTACCGGTTTTCAAGGCGGCACCGAAGGTGGAGAGCTGACTACGCTCGGCCGCGGCGGGAGCGATACGTCGGCGACTGCACTCGGTGCTTCGCTGCGCGCAGAGCGGGTAGATATTTATACCGATGTCAATGGTATTCTGACAGCTGATCCGCGAATTGTGAATGATGCAAAACCGCTTCTTGTCGTCAGCTATGCAGAAATTTGCAATATGGCTCGTCAAGGGGCTAAGGTCATTCATCCTCGTGCTGTTGAAATTGCCCAGCAAGCGAGAATACCGATTCGCGTACGCTCCACTTTTTCGCCGGATGAAGGTACATTAGTAACGGACAGTCCGCTCTATGCTGCCGGAATGGTAAGTGACCGACATGTAACAGGCATTGCGCATGTAGCGGGCATTACTCAAATTTCGGTGCAGACGGTGGAGGGCAAGACGGACGTCCAGTTGCAGGTTTTTCAAACGATGGCTCGACATCATATTAGCGTAGATTTTATAAATGTAACACCGAGCGGAGTCGTTTACACCGTATTTGACTACGATGCAGCGAAGGCTGTAGCCGTGCTGACGGACTGTGGTTATGCTCCGGCAGCAATTAGCGGCTGTGCAAAGGTATCGGTCATTGGCGGTGGAATGAACGGTGTTCCAGGCATTATGGCACGTATTGTAGAGGCGCTTACGTTGCAGGGGATTGCAATTATGCAGGCAGCGGACTCCAATACGACCATCTGGGTACTGGTCAAGGATGTGGACATGGCATCCGCGCTTCGCGCGCTTCATGCCAAGTTCGAGCTTCATTTGTAGCAGGAAATAAATGAAATAGACCTGTTTTGCGAAGCGGCACTTTGACCTCGGACTTTCGGAGCAGCTTCTGCTTCGCAAAACTTAGATTTAGAGGCTTAGGAAGTTAGTTTTGCTTCGCAAAACTTTAAAGTGGATGCTTACGAAATTCGTTTTGTTTCGTAATACTTGAAGGAGGAGTCAGAATGGATTTTGGAAGATTAGTTACGGCGATGGTCAGCCCATTCGATGCTGCTGGTGAAATTGATTGGGAAGCAACGGGACGATTAATCGATTACTTAATTGAAGAACAGCATAGTGATAGTCTTGTTGTATCTGGAACGACGGGCGAGTCTCCTACGCTTACGGATGAGGAGAAAGAAGCACTATTTCGTTTTTCCGTAGAGCGTGCTGCTGGACGGGCTAAAATTATTGCAGG
This window encodes:
- the dut gene encoding dUTP diphosphatase, giving the protein MYRVLFKRVEGNEDIKLPCKMSEWAAGFDLQAAVSEPVELAPGERKLIPTGFAMAMPAELEAQIRPRSGLAYKYGITCLNSPGTIDADYRGEVKVLLVNLGQEPFTIARGERIAQMVFQRVPVVTIEEAAELPDTVRGSGGFGHTGV
- the dpsA gene encoding dipicolinate synthase subunit DpsA, yielding MLTGVQVLLIGGDARQLEVIRKLTELDATVVLSGFDGLQSTPEGAVQAEYDERLFDGVDALVLPAVGTDDQGVISAVFSDSEIRLEERHMARLPKHCKVYAGMAKPYLSDLCKQHQLELVELFERDDVAIYNSIPTAEGAVMMAIQHTDITIHGSTCMVLGFGRTGFTLARTLKGLGANVLVGVRRGEHFARALEMGFEPFYTSNLRQYTGNIDLLFNTIPTMIVTAQIIANLPSRSVIIDLASRPGGTDFRFAEKRAIKAMLAPGLPGIVAPRTAGRIIADCLTQLIMDDLINRGNGE
- a CDS encoding dipicolinate synthase subunit B translates to MNWSGLTVGYALSGSHCTFAEVMPQIQRFVDAGANVVPIVSQTIMTTDTRFGTSEQWQTQLKAITGNEIISTIVQAEPLGPSKLIDVLLIAPCTGNTTSRLANAQTDSAVLMASKSQMRNGRPIVIAISTNDGLGLNLANIAKLIVTKNIYFVPFGQDNPVQKPNSLVARMDLALETCEAALQGKQLQPLIIERFNY
- a CDS encoding aspartate-semialdehyde dehydrogenase encodes the protein MSNQKLFNVAVVGATGAVGEQILNLLDKRNFPIKELKLLSSARSAGTKITFKGQEVTVEEAKPESFKGIDIALFSAGGDVTKALAPHAVEYGTVCIDNTNAYRMDPNTPLVVPEVNIDKVSEHKGIIANPNCSTIQMVAALKPLQDKYGINRIIVSTYQAVSGAGAKAIEEMLRQTRASLDGEAVNPAILPVGSLPVKHQIAFNAIPQIDKFQENGYTLEEMKMVNETKKILGDQSIDVTATCVRIPVVYGHSESVYVELKNNYDLEDVKQLLSDAPGVVLVDDPANQLYPLATEAAGKPEVFVGRLRRDLGHENGLNLWIVSDNLLKGAAWNAVQIAEHIAQA
- the dapG gene encoding aspartate kinase — translated: MRTLVQKFGGTSVSSDFARNHCLEHIKRERENGFQLVVVVSAMGRLGDPYATDSLLDLVRSNGDALPLRERDMLLGCGEMISAAVLCSLLCSEGIPATILSGYQAGIITDGHFGQARINDLRPELLLKNLGENKVVIVTGFQGGTEGGELTTLGRGGSDTSATALGASLRAERVDIYTDVNGILTADPRIVNDAKPLLVVSYAEICNMARQGAKVIHPRAVEIAQQARIPIRVRSTFSPDEGTLVTDSPLYAAGMVSDRHVTGIAHVAGITQISVQTVEGKTDVQLQVFQTMARHHISVDFINVTPSGVVYTVFDYDAAKAVAVLTDCGYAPAAISGCAKVSVIGGGMNGVPGIMARIVEALTLQGIAIMQAADSNTTIWVLVKDVDMASALRALHAKFELHL